One segment of Anatilimnocola aggregata DNA contains the following:
- a CDS encoding transposase yields the protein MTYAEWQVIKRFLPALKPRGHKEIGWRRILDGIFCGNKEGCQWRALPKEFGKWQLYYHYFRLWRMDGPGRG from the coding sequence TTGACCTATGCCGAGTGGCAGGTGATTAAGCGGTTTCTGCCAGCATTAAAGCCGCGCGGCCACAAGGAGATCGGCTGGCGGCGAATCCTGGACGGCATCTTTTGCGGAAACAAAGAAGGTTGTCAGTGGCGGGCGTTGCCGAAAGAGTTTGGCAAGTGGCAATTGTACTATCACTACTTTCGCCTGTGGCGCATGGATGGCCCTGGCAGGGGGTGA
- a CDS encoding fatty acid desaturase, with the protein MSTAPPKISQLRASIPETFRLRSTLKGVSLFLLTGTLYVLTFIACLAEPHPGLQFAWGFANSVCISVLFIIGHDACHGSLTPSNFLNQVLGRLAFLPSWHPFTSWHLAHNQLHHCFTNLRTKDYVWVPLSKAEYDALPAYRRALERHYRTLAGVGSYYLIEIWYRHLMFPRSSDHQVLPRFTSLFDRGIVAVFALGQIAIAAAVGWPSTGQMLINVALAVIVPQLLWNWFMGLVILLHHTHPKVRWYDDPEEWSFYAGQVQGTVHVKFPWPLGPMLHHIMEHTAHHIDPRVPLYNLPAAQLAVEQSYAEDVIVSPFKIRQLLGILRQCKLYDYRRQCWLAFDGTPTTEPAAELVRSQMSCETAKLS; encoded by the coding sequence ATGAGCACAGCACCTCCCAAAATTAGCCAGTTGCGAGCGTCGATTCCTGAGACGTTTCGCCTGCGGTCGACGCTCAAAGGCGTTTCGCTCTTTTTGCTCACCGGCACGCTATACGTTCTCACGTTTATTGCTTGCCTGGCGGAACCACATCCCGGCCTTCAGTTTGCCTGGGGGTTCGCAAATTCGGTTTGCATCTCGGTTCTCTTTATCATTGGTCACGATGCTTGCCACGGCAGCTTGACCCCGTCCAACTTCCTCAACCAGGTTCTTGGCCGGCTCGCCTTTTTGCCTTCCTGGCATCCCTTCACCAGTTGGCACCTGGCCCACAATCAGTTGCATCATTGCTTTACCAACCTGCGCACCAAAGACTACGTGTGGGTTCCCCTGTCCAAAGCCGAGTACGACGCCTTGCCGGCCTACCGCCGTGCGTTGGAAAGGCACTATCGCACACTAGCGGGCGTGGGCAGCTATTACCTGATTGAAATTTGGTACCGGCACTTGATGTTTCCCCGCTCATCCGATCATCAAGTGCTGCCGCGGTTCACCTCGCTCTTCGACCGCGGGATTGTGGCCGTGTTTGCCCTGGGCCAAATCGCGATTGCCGCGGCAGTGGGCTGGCCGTCGACAGGTCAAATGCTCATCAACGTTGCGCTCGCCGTGATTGTGCCGCAACTGCTCTGGAATTGGTTCATGGGACTGGTGATTTTGCTGCACCACACGCACCCCAAGGTCCGCTGGTACGACGACCCCGAAGAGTGGTCGTTTTATGCTGGCCAGGTGCAGGGAACTGTGCACGTAAAGTTCCCTTGGCCGCTGGGGCCGATGTTACATCACATCATGGAGCACACGGCCCATCACATCGACCCGCGCGTGCCGCTGTACAACCTGCCCGCTGCCCAATTGGCCGTGGAGCAGTCGTATGCAGAAGATGTAATCGTCTCGCCATTCAAGATTCGCCAACTGCTCGGCATTTTGCGGCAGTGCAAACTGTACGACTATCGCCGCCAATGCTGGCTGGCTTTCGATGGCACTCCTACGACCGAGCCCGCGGCAGAGCTTGTTCGGTCGCAAATGTCTTGCGAAACGGCGAAGCTGAGTTAG
- a CDS encoding alpha/beta fold hydrolase — protein sequence MRSSFHDRKAEKRRLTPLDIPALVESRFANGVSFECAVAGDSSNTLVILLHGFPDLWQGWHFQLPSLAAEFRVLAPNQRGYGRSDKPSEVSAYDIDQLAKDVVALADSEGALRFHVVGHDWGGIVAWWVAARYPERVKRLAVLNAPHPGAFFRYLLRSPTQLLRSWYVALLQVPYLPELLLSANHFNLLYRSVVATSQPGVFDNSDRTYLLDGWTQSGAPTAMLNYYRAFFRRSTRSMQIRIVPPALILMSRSDPTEEPGLAEASLAFCDHGRIKWFEEAAHWLQREESSRLTHELLAFLTSSDVKSVVD from the coding sequence GTGAGGAGCAGTTTTCACGATCGTAAGGCGGAGAAAAGACGGTTGACACCGCTCGACATTCCCGCGTTAGTAGAGTCACGATTCGCTAACGGTGTATCTTTCGAGTGCGCCGTGGCAGGCGATAGCTCTAATACCCTCGTGATTCTGCTCCACGGATTCCCCGATCTCTGGCAAGGATGGCACTTTCAACTCCCCTCGCTCGCCGCCGAATTTCGAGTGCTTGCTCCTAACCAGCGGGGATACGGACGAAGCGACAAGCCGTCGGAAGTTTCAGCCTACGATATCGACCAGTTGGCGAAAGATGTCGTAGCACTTGCTGATTCGGAAGGAGCGCTAAGATTCCATGTAGTCGGGCATGACTGGGGTGGCATTGTTGCGTGGTGGGTTGCTGCGCGATATCCCGAGCGGGTGAAAAGGCTCGCAGTTCTGAACGCTCCCCACCCAGGCGCGTTCTTTAGGTACTTGCTGCGTAGTCCCACTCAACTATTGCGGAGCTGGTACGTGGCATTGCTTCAGGTGCCATACTTGCCCGAACTTCTCCTCTCAGCGAACCACTTCAATTTGCTGTACCGCAGTGTCGTTGCGACAAGTCAACCTGGCGTGTTTGATAACAGCGATCGAACCTATCTGCTCGACGGTTGGACCCAGTCTGGCGCGCCCACCGCCATGCTGAACTACTATCGCGCCTTCTTTCGTCGTTCTACACGATCGATGCAGATCCGCATCGTTCCGCCGGCTTTGATTCTGATGAGTCGATCTGACCCGACTGAAGAACCTGGACTTGCAGAAGCTAGCCTCGCGTTTTGCGATCATGGTCGAATCAAATGGTTTGAAGAGGCAGCACATTGGCTCCAAAGAGAGGAGTCGAGCCGGCTTACCCACGAGCTACTAGCCTTTCTTACCAGCTCGGACGTCAAATCTGTTGTCGACTGA
- a CDS encoding BON domain-containing protein — MRCYGILLLALLAGCENSLGPTTKTAPPPGSSSTDNSSVRLPADGATSRDNTAVNTRDQSSSTKTPFDQGQGADDIKVTADIRTKIVNHSGMSINGRNVKIITENGKVTLRGPVSSQEEKDVIDKFAKDTSGAVNVDNQIEIAP; from the coding sequence ATGCGCTGTTATGGAATCCTTTTACTCGCCCTATTAGCTGGCTGTGAAAACTCACTTGGCCCAACAACAAAGACGGCACCGCCGCCAGGTTCCTCCTCAACTGACAACTCGTCGGTGAGGTTACCGGCAGATGGGGCGACAAGTCGAGATAACACGGCTGTCAACACTCGCGATCAAAGTTCGAGCACCAAAACTCCGTTTGACCAAGGTCAAGGTGCTGATGACATCAAAGTGACAGCAGACATCCGTACGAAAATCGTCAATCACTCTGGCATGTCGATTAATGGCCGCAACGTCAAAATCATCACCGAGAATGGCAAGGTTACGCTACGCGGTCCCGTTAGCTCTCAGGAGGAGAAGGATGTAATCGACAAGTTTGCCAAGGATACATCCGGTGCTGTCAATGTCGATAACCAAATCGAAATTGCACCGTAG
- a CDS encoding DUF3800 domain-containing protein encodes MSGGKIFRVYCDESRTVQDRFMVFGGIITSPECELKFTESIAAYRDLHSMHAEMKWTKVSNQKIGEYAEYVNEFFRVCRRDLLHFRSVVFDTTQIDYDTYHDGSKETGFYKLYYQFLLHSFAVYAANNEDRIQVFFDQRQSKHSLEEFRNILNRGVRKRFNRSVDIVSTVEPVRSHESELIQMADVLMGAVGYHQNDRHLVAGAKQAKVTLASHIAMINKLTSLKQKTP; translated from the coding sequence ATGTCGGGCGGGAAAATTTTTCGGGTGTACTGCGACGAAAGCCGCACCGTTCAAGACCGATTTATGGTCTTCGGCGGAATCATCACGAGCCCAGAGTGTGAACTGAAGTTCACCGAGAGCATTGCTGCTTATCGCGATCTTCACTCGATGCACGCAGAAATGAAGTGGACGAAAGTCTCCAACCAGAAGATCGGCGAATACGCCGAATACGTTAATGAGTTTTTCCGAGTGTGCCGGCGCGACCTGCTCCACTTTCGATCTGTCGTATTTGATACCACGCAAATCGACTACGACACCTATCATGATGGAAGCAAAGAGACCGGATTCTATAAGCTCTACTACCAGTTCCTGCTGCACTCCTTTGCTGTATACGCCGCCAATAACGAAGACAGAATTCAGGTGTTTTTTGACCAGCGGCAGTCAAAGCATTCACTTGAAGAGTTTCGCAATATCCTGAATCGTGGAGTGCGAAAGAGGTTCAACCGGTCAGTTGACATCGTTTCTACGGTGGAGCCTGTAAGGTCACACGAAAGCGAACTGATTCAGATGGCCGATGTCCTGATGGGAGCAGTTGGATACCACCAAAACGACCGTCACTTGGTGGCTGGTGCAAAGCAAGCAAAGGTAACTCTAGCATCGCATATTGCGATGATTAACAAGCTAACTTCGCTGAAGCAAAAGACGCCGTAG
- a CDS encoding DUF1501 domain-containing protein has product MLTLLGQQRRLCDGLPRRDFLKIGSLGLGGLALPQMLQAEAAAGVGRSHKSVIMIYLSGGPPHQDMFDLKPDAPVEVRGEFQPISTNVPGIQICEHMPRIAAMMDKFVAIRSLVGAQGGHSSIQCATGHAPQGAPRGGWPSIGAVVSKVQGPLNPTIPPAVDVSQKMAHDPYNIPGPGFLGLAHTPFRPDNETLANMSLHQDVTMDRLGDRKNLLLGLDRLRQQAAAADQRGLDPFVEQAMGVLTSNSLMQALDLTREDPKIRARYGEDDLNALGPALGRLGYGALMSRFLTARRLVEAGARLVTCSFADFDWHGKNFDHGRKVLPLLDQGVSALVQDLHERGLDRDVTVIVWGEFGRTPKINDKGGRDHWPGVACALLAGGGLRTGQVIGSTDATASEAVDRPVQFQEVFATLYHNLGINLDATTMTDLSGRPQYLVDHTAPLRELI; this is encoded by the coding sequence ATGCTGACCCTCCTTGGCCAACAGCGGCGATTATGCGACGGTTTGCCCCGCCGCGACTTTTTGAAGATTGGCTCGCTCGGCCTTGGTGGTTTGGCGCTACCGCAGATGTTGCAGGCCGAGGCCGCTGCTGGCGTTGGTCGTTCGCACAAGTCGGTGATCATGATCTATCTGTCGGGTGGGCCGCCCCATCAAGACATGTTTGATCTCAAGCCCGATGCGCCCGTCGAAGTGCGCGGCGAGTTTCAGCCCATCAGTACGAACGTGCCGGGCATTCAGATTTGCGAACACATGCCGCGGATCGCGGCGATGATGGACAAGTTCGTTGCCATTCGCTCGCTGGTCGGCGCTCAGGGTGGGCACAGCTCGATTCAATGCGCGACGGGTCATGCTCCCCAAGGTGCGCCGCGAGGTGGTTGGCCTTCGATTGGAGCTGTGGTCTCGAAGGTGCAAGGCCCGCTCAACCCGACGATTCCGCCAGCGGTCGACGTCTCGCAGAAGATGGCGCACGACCCGTACAACATTCCCGGGCCCGGGTTCCTCGGTCTCGCTCATACGCCGTTTCGTCCCGATAACGAAACGCTGGCGAACATGAGTCTGCACCAAGACGTAACCATGGATCGGCTCGGCGATCGCAAGAATCTGCTCCTAGGTCTCGATCGTTTGCGACAACAGGCTGCAGCTGCCGACCAGCGCGGGCTCGATCCCTTTGTAGAACAAGCGATGGGCGTGCTGACGTCGAACTCGCTGATGCAGGCACTCGATCTGACTCGCGAAGATCCCAAGATTCGCGCCCGCTACGGCGAAGACGATCTGAATGCACTCGGCCCGGCACTAGGACGTTTGGGCTATGGTGCGCTGATGTCGCGGTTCCTTACCGCGCGCCGATTGGTCGAAGCTGGCGCAAGATTGGTGACTTGCTCCTTCGCCGACTTCGATTGGCACGGCAAGAATTTTGACCATGGGCGGAAGGTGCTGCCGCTGCTCGATCAAGGCGTCTCTGCCCTCGTGCAAGACTTGCACGAACGGGGCCTCGATCGCGATGTGACCGTCATCGTCTGGGGCGAATTCGGCCGCACACCCAAGATCAACGACAAAGGTGGCCGCGATCACTGGCCCGGCGTGGCCTGTGCCCTGCTGGCCGGTGGCGGCCTCCGAACTGGCCAGGTCATCGGTTCGACCGATGCCACCGCGTCCGAAGCTGTCGATCGGCCGGTTCAGTTCCAGGAAGTCTTCGCCACGCTCTATCACAATCTGGGCATCAATCTCGATGCCACGACCATGACCGACCTCTCCGGCCGGCCCCAATACCTGGTCGATCATACCGCTCCGCTGCGCGAGTTGATCTAA
- a CDS encoding glycoside hydrolase family 88 protein: MTQTAVPQYPAALEFAEKQVAALTYQHPDFFPIYTVGGKWHHGGELWTDWTGGFLAGMMWQFHLRERNERKVRGLSDDALKSSAWRKRAEHYSQLLEHRQHDRDVHDLGFIFLSTYLPWYEITGEKQLHDVLIQAGRTLAMRFMEKGQYLRSFVAPESLFIDIMMNVPIIFYAAIETGDRDLARIATAHCRTTEQTLVRPDGSTAHEGLFDLSTGKFLKQTTHQGLRDDSAWARGLAWSLYGYSKCYALTGNQEFLEIAEKNADYWISHLPEDRIPLWDFDANPNEPAPFGNQKESSAAAIAASGLLDLARQTQDDERAEQYEAVALATLDSLCQPKYLARETPGWEGILKEGVYHTSKNLGVNESVMWGEYFFVEALTKVVCSQFDRVSAETLERNSERYAAFGLDKK; this comes from the coding sequence TACACGGTGGGTGGCAAGTGGCACCACGGGGGCGAACTCTGGACCGATTGGACGGGCGGTTTTCTCGCCGGCATGATGTGGCAGTTCCACCTGCGCGAACGTAACGAACGCAAAGTTCGTGGGCTGAGTGACGACGCCTTGAAATCGTCCGCCTGGCGCAAGCGGGCCGAACACTATTCCCAGTTGCTTGAACATCGTCAGCACGATCGCGACGTCCACGACCTGGGCTTCATTTTCCTGAGCACCTATTTGCCCTGGTACGAAATCACCGGCGAGAAACAGTTGCACGACGTGCTGATTCAAGCTGGTCGTACGCTGGCGATGCGGTTCATGGAGAAGGGGCAATACCTGCGCTCGTTCGTTGCGCCGGAGTCGCTGTTCATCGACATCATGATGAACGTGCCCATCATTTTTTATGCAGCCATTGAGACCGGCGATCGCGACCTCGCGCGGATTGCCACGGCCCACTGCCGCACGACGGAGCAGACGCTGGTTCGCCCCGACGGCTCGACCGCTCACGAAGGGCTGTTTGACCTGAGCACCGGCAAGTTCCTCAAACAGACAACGCATCAAGGCCTGCGCGATGACAGTGCTTGGGCCCGCGGCCTGGCGTGGTCGCTGTACGGCTACAGCAAGTGCTATGCACTCACCGGCAATCAGGAGTTCCTTGAAATCGCCGAGAAGAACGCCGACTATTGGATTTCGCACCTCCCCGAGGACCGCATTCCCCTGTGGGATTTCGATGCGAACCCCAACGAACCGGCGCCGTTTGGCAATCAAAAGGAATCGAGCGCTGCTGCCATCGCGGCGAGTGGCTTGCTGGACCTGGCGCGCCAAACACAAGATGACGAGCGCGCAGAGCAATACGAAGCGGTTGCGTTGGCCACGCTCGATTCGCTCTGCCAACCCAAGTATTTGGCTCGCGAAACACCGGGCTGGGAAGGGATCCTTAAAGAGGGTGTTTATCACACGTCGAAGAACCTGGGGGTCAACGAATCGGTGATGTGGGGCGAGTACTTCTTTGTGGAAGCGCTGACGAAAGTCGTCTGCAGTCAATTCGATCGCGTCTCTGCCGAGACACTCGAACGCAACAGCGAGCGGTACGCAGCGTTTGGGCTCGATAAGAAATAG
- a CDS encoding MDR/zinc-dependent alcohol dehydrogenase-like family protein, whose protein sequence is MAQEHGKAEMIDFSKVDTYTKLQELTKGRGPDRCIDAVGREAHAASTLGVVADQIRTAVMPSDQMHAVNEAIKCCRKGGTISVPGAYAGLADKLLFGAFMNKGLTKTPAVTVSAGTDSTRTVPPTSLLTAGIPAVLSVKEGSIGTESPTESTWRTWKRLGQF, encoded by the coding sequence ATGGCGCAGGAGCATGGCAAAGCCGAGATGATCGACTTCAGCAAGGTTGATACCTACACTAAGCTCCAAGAATTGACTAAGGGACGTGGGCCCGATCGCTGCATCGACGCCGTTGGCCGCGAGGCTCATGCGGCGAGTACGTTGGGTGTCGTCGCCGATCAGATCAGGACTGCGGTGATGCCGTCCGATCAGATGCACGCAGTCAACGAAGCCATCAAGTGTTGCCGCAAGGGGGGCACCATCTCGGTTCCGGGCGCTTACGCAGGGTTGGCGGATAAACTCCTGTTCGGCGCGTTTATGAACAAGGGCCTGACCAAAACTCCAGCGGTGACCGTTTCCGCCGGCACGGACTCGACTCGAACTGTCCCACCGACTTCTCTGCTAACTGCTGGTATTCCCGCAGTACTCAGTGTCAAAGAAGGATCGATTGGCACCGAATCGCCGACAGAGAGCACATGGCGAACCTGGAAGCGATTAGGTCAGTTTTGA
- a CDS encoding LamG-like jellyroll fold domain-containing protein — MADKPVGYWRLNEQSLDDVVVDESGHCRHGKIVGTPTLSIEGAIQGNSNKSIKFIPKSYIEIPSSPDFSISTSGDGLTVEVWMRPDQTEFTPEPGSQYVHWLGKGEPNEREWGFRFYTKHDPNFPNRICAYAWNLAGDEGAGDDYREPIKIPSPWLHFVACFEPYDENQARSRGVILYTNGTTGKGYRTKTTFYENPGRWHVIPKNGDSPLQLATRNRTGFLSGGLDEVAIYPKVLSPEQISSHYAAGMGR, encoded by the coding sequence TTGGCCGACAAACCTGTTGGCTATTGGCGATTGAACGAGCAATCGCTCGATGATGTTGTCGTCGATGAATCCGGCCATTGTCGGCATGGCAAGATCGTCGGCACTCCGACATTGAGCATCGAAGGGGCGATTCAAGGCAACTCGAATAAGTCGATTAAATTCATTCCAAAATCCTACATCGAAATCCCCAGTTCGCCAGATTTCAGCATCTCCACCAGCGGAGACGGGCTGACCGTCGAAGTGTGGATGCGCCCCGATCAGACTGAGTTTACTCCAGAACCGGGCAGCCAATATGTACATTGGCTGGGTAAGGGCGAACCCAATGAACGGGAGTGGGGATTTCGCTTTTACACGAAACATGATCCCAACTTTCCGAATCGCATCTGCGCCTACGCTTGGAATCTTGCCGGTGATGAAGGAGCCGGTGACGACTATCGGGAACCAATTAAAATACCCTCGCCGTGGCTGCACTTTGTCGCCTGTTTTGAACCCTACGATGAAAATCAGGCACGTAGTCGGGGAGTTATTCTCTACACCAACGGGACAACGGGCAAAGGTTATCGAACCAAGACCACGTTCTATGAGAATCCTGGCAGATGGCATGTGATTCCCAAGAATGGCGATTCACCATTGCAATTGGCGACACGCAATCGAACGGGATTCCTCAGCGGTGGATTGGACGAAGTTGCCATCTATCCGAAAGTGCTTTCGCCTGAGCAAATCAGCAGTCACTACGCTGCTGGCATGGGGAGATAG
- a CDS encoding ZIP family metal transporter — protein MYSWFVSLHPALQALLAGLFTWAVTALGAAAVFWTGQVNRKLLDSMLGFSGGVMLAASYWSLLAPAIQISERGPLPAWFPPLVGFLLGGAALWSLDKLLPHLHLGFPLEEAEGPKTSLRRAVLLVIAITLHNIPEGLAIGVAFGGVIAGSQATSLSAAVALAIGIGLQNFPEGIAVAMPLRGEGMSRWKSFWYGQLSAAVEPVAAIIGAAAVVAAAPILPYALSFAAGAMVYVVVEELIPESHRQGNVDLATVSLMIGFAVMMVLDVALS, from the coding sequence ATGTATTCCTGGTTTGTCTCTCTCCACCCGGCATTACAGGCTCTGCTGGCCGGATTGTTCACTTGGGCAGTAACCGCCCTCGGTGCGGCTGCGGTTTTCTGGACTGGGCAAGTCAATCGCAAGCTGCTCGACTCCATGCTCGGATTCTCAGGCGGAGTCATGCTGGCGGCCAGCTACTGGTCGTTGCTGGCTCCAGCGATTCAGATTTCGGAACGCGGCCCGCTACCGGCTTGGTTTCCGCCGCTCGTTGGCTTTCTGCTAGGAGGAGCCGCGCTGTGGTCGTTGGACAAATTGCTGCCGCACTTGCATTTGGGCTTCCCACTGGAAGAAGCAGAGGGACCCAAGACTTCCCTTCGTCGCGCGGTACTGCTCGTCATCGCAATTACGTTGCACAACATTCCCGAGGGGCTTGCAATTGGTGTTGCCTTCGGCGGGGTGATCGCTGGTAGTCAGGCGACTAGTCTTTCGGCTGCGGTGGCCCTGGCAATCGGGATAGGGCTGCAGAATTTTCCTGAGGGAATCGCAGTAGCAATGCCACTCCGCGGTGAAGGCATGAGTCGGTGGAAGAGCTTCTGGTATGGGCAACTCTCCGCAGCCGTCGAACCGGTTGCTGCTATAATCGGCGCCGCGGCCGTTGTGGCAGCCGCACCGATTTTGCCCTATGCGCTGAGTTTCGCAGCCGGCGCGATGGTGTACGTCGTGGTCGAAGAGCTAATCCCCGAATCCCACCGGCAAGGTAACGTGGACTTGGCGACGGTCAGCTTAATGATCGGTTTTGCCGTGATGATGGTACTGGACGTGGCCTTGAGTTGA
- a CDS encoding IS1595 family transposase, which translates to MPAKLPKTNTDADLNAMSMAAIFADEDKAREFMEAKRWPNGPVCPHCGSEKAYRLTPKAGSKKPVRKGVCKCNKCRKQFTVKVGTIFEDSKLPIRFWLFAIHLMTSSKKGVSSHQLARELGITVKSAWFMTHRIRESMKLDPMAGMLKGEVEADECYVGGKPRRGGPKGKPGRGTSKKPVLVLVERKGAAVATPIKNVTSKRLRRAMEAVIASEATLMTDESPLYTSTGKLFKGHHTTNHRSGEYARRENDLRIHSNTAESFFSLLKRGHYGTFHQLSETHLQRYCVEFAFRWTHMKLTDGQRMVKAIQAAGGKRLMYKQPKDRKPGTGLVGE; encoded by the coding sequence ATGCCTGCCAAACTGCCGAAGACAAACACCGACGCTGATCTTAACGCCATGAGCATGGCCGCCATCTTCGCAGATGAAGACAAAGCCCGCGAATTCATGGAAGCCAAGCGCTGGCCGAATGGTCCGGTTTGCCCACACTGCGGTAGCGAGAAAGCCTACCGTCTGACACCCAAGGCCGGATCGAAGAAGCCCGTTCGCAAGGGTGTCTGCAAGTGCAACAAGTGCCGCAAGCAGTTCACGGTGAAAGTCGGCACCATCTTTGAAGACAGCAAACTGCCGATTAGGTTCTGGCTGTTCGCTATCCACTTGATGACTTCCAGCAAGAAGGGCGTCAGCAGTCACCAACTTGCCCGCGAGCTTGGAATCACCGTCAAGTCGGCTTGGTTTATGACCCACCGCATCCGCGAGAGCATGAAGCTGGACCCAATGGCTGGGATGCTCAAGGGCGAAGTTGAGGCAGACGAGTGTTATGTCGGCGGTAAACCGCGTCGCGGTGGTCCGAAGGGCAAGCCTGGTCGTGGCACCAGCAAGAAGCCGGTTCTAGTGCTGGTTGAACGCAAGGGTGCTGCGGTTGCCACACCGATCAAGAACGTCACCAGCAAGAGACTTCGCCGCGCAATGGAAGCCGTAATCGCCAGCGAAGCAACCTTGATGACTGACGAAAGCCCGCTCTACACATCGACCGGGAAACTGTTCAAGGGACACCACACCACGAACCACCGCAGTGGCGAATACGCTCGCCGCGAGAACGATCTACGCATCCACAGCAACACCGCTGAATCATTCTTTAGTTTGTTGAAGCGTGGTCACTACGGCACGTTCCACCAACTCAGCGAAACCCACCTGCAACGATATTGCGTTGAATTCGCATTTCGCTGGACCCACATGAAGCTGACCGATGGCCAGCGGATGGTGAAGGCGATTCAGGCCGCTGGTGGCAAGCGGTTGATGTACAAGCAACCAAAGGATCGCAAGCCTGGAACTGGTCTGGTGGGTGAATAA
- a CDS encoding ATP-binding protein, whose protein sequence is MHIEPEIDAMEHVPPFPRLCRYLSELSPQPIVAVDGTTHIVSYVNPAFLQLVRKDEKDLVGRPFADAVPEGTENGCLALLGRVFRTGIAENLAEQEHRQLQSRPVYWSYAMWAILGASERPVGVMIQVTDVTETALFRQKSVAMNESLLISATRQHELTEVAEKLSEKLQAAVRGRDHFLAVLSHELRNPLSAFSSGLQLLKLSVGDQDLAEDTREMMERQLKQLVRLVDDLLDISRITTGKLKLHKESVDLASVVRDAVEASRTQIENGQHQLTVALPPSPITLDGDRTRLAQIFLNLLNNAAKYSEPGGSIRLTAKLDGSEVEVSLQDQGIGIPAGKLPHIFEAFVQVDTSWRRTQGGMGIGLSLVKEFVELHGGRVEVLSEGLGQGSEFIVRLPVSVGASVEPTNRAEIPSGPRRRILVVDDNKDAAATLTMMLKIMGHDVRTAHGGEAAVATAEEFRPNLVLMDLGMPKVDGYEAARRIRTHTWGQNIFLVALTGWGAERDRQRTQEVGFDRHLVKPVDMDVLTGMLAEMPVS, encoded by the coding sequence ATGCACATAGAACCGGAAATCGACGCCATGGAGCATGTGCCGCCATTTCCCCGACTTTGCCGGTATTTGTCGGAGCTGTCGCCTCAGCCGATAGTTGCCGTGGATGGGACGACGCATATCGTGTCGTATGTGAATCCGGCCTTTCTCCAACTGGTTAGGAAAGACGAAAAGGACCTCGTCGGTCGGCCTTTCGCCGATGCAGTGCCCGAGGGAACCGAGAACGGATGCCTGGCTCTACTTGGCCGCGTCTTTCGCACCGGAATCGCCGAAAATTTAGCGGAGCAGGAACACCGCCAATTGCAGTCGCGACCCGTTTATTGGTCGTACGCGATGTGGGCGATACTCGGCGCAAGCGAGAGGCCGGTAGGCGTTATGATCCAGGTAACGGACGTGACCGAGACCGCGCTTTTCCGCCAGAAGTCTGTTGCGATGAACGAGTCCCTGCTGATCTCCGCGACCCGGCAGCACGAACTCACGGAAGTGGCGGAAAAACTAAGTGAGAAGCTGCAGGCTGCTGTTCGCGGTCGAGACCACTTCCTCGCGGTATTGAGCCACGAGCTTCGCAATCCCCTCTCTGCATTCAGCAGCGGGCTACAACTCCTCAAGCTGAGTGTAGGGGATCAGGATCTGGCAGAAGATACCAGAGAAATGATGGAACGCCAGTTGAAGCAGCTGGTGCGATTAGTGGACGACTTGCTCGACATCAGCCGAATCACGACAGGCAAACTGAAACTCCACAAGGAAAGCGTGGATCTGGCGTCAGTCGTGCGTGATGCAGTGGAGGCAAGCCGCACGCAAATCGAGAATGGGCAACACCAATTGACGGTTGCTCTACCGCCGAGCCCGATCACGCTCGACGGCGATCGGACCCGGCTCGCCCAAATATTCCTGAACCTGCTGAACAACGCTGCCAAATACAGTGAGCCAGGGGGAAGTATCCGGCTGACCGCCAAGTTGGATGGAAGCGAAGTTGAGGTTAGCCTTCAGGACCAGGGAATCGGTATCCCCGCCGGGAAGCTCCCCCACATTTTTGAAGCGTTCGTGCAGGTGGACACGTCATGGCGACGCACGCAGGGCGGAATGGGAATTGGATTGTCCCTAGTCAAAGAATTCGTCGAACTGCACGGCGGACGAGTTGAGGTTCTCAGTGAGGGTCTCGGACAGGGCAGCGAGTTCATCGTCCGCTTGCCAGTATCTGTGGGTGCCTCCGTCGAGCCGACCAATCGTGCAGAGATCCCGAGCGGGCCGCGTCGACGCATCCTTGTAGTTGACGATAACAAAGACGCAGCGGCGACGCTGACGATGATGCTCAAGATTATGGGACACGATGTGCGAACAGCACACGGTGGGGAGGCGGCAGTGGCCACCGCGGAGGAATTCCGACCGAACCTAGTTTTGATGGATCTCGGGATGCCAAAGGTGGACGGTTATGAAGCTGCCCGCCGCATTCGAACTCACACGTGGGGCCAAAACATATTCCTAGTAGCCCTTACTGGATGGGGCGCTGAGCGTGACCGGCAGCGAACGCAGGAGGTCGGCTTCGATCGGCATCTAGTCAAGCCTGTGGACATGGACGTTCTTACGGGAATGCTCGCAGAAATGCCGGTTTCTTGA